Proteins encoded by one window of Candidatus Dependentiae bacterium:
- a CDS encoding SET domain-containing protein: MKQLLSLFSLATLFATTIQTIQYDSILSKSEDGKGQGLIATKDLKAGTLVQKFEGEETEREYKCCLERAVVVRHVKWIDRDENGKDKWILVTSDAAYLNHSCDANCKVVKGDVITIKDIKAGDELTISYNSRSLNNFPADMVWKKKWDLPCKCNAHNCQKLINKFVD; the protein is encoded by the coding sequence ATGAAACAGTTATTAAGCTTATTTTCTTTGGCAACGTTGTTTGCCACCACTATTCAAACTATTCAATACGATTCTATTTTAAGCAAAAGCGAAGACGGTAAAGGTCAAGGCTTGATTGCTACTAAAGATCTTAAAGCTGGTACACTTGTTCAGAAATTCGAAGGCGAAGAAACTGAACGTGAGTATAAATGCTGTCTTGAGCGTGCTGTTGTAGTGCGACATGTAAAGTGGATAGATCGTGACGAAAATGGTAAAGATAAGTGGATACTAGTAACAAGTGATGCTGCGTACCTTAATCACTCATGCGATGCTAATTGCAAAGTAGTTAAAGGTGATGTTATAACTATTAAGGATATTAAAGCTGGTGACGAGCTAACAATATCATATAATAGTCGTAGCTTAAATAATTTTCCTGCTGATATGGTATGGAAAAAGAAATGGGATTTACCGTGCAAATGTAATGCACATAATTGCCAAAAGTTGATCAATAAATTTGTTGATTAA
- a CDS encoding XRE family transcriptional regulator, whose protein sequence is MTKNKHIGSDFDTFLENEGILEEAQIAAIKQVIAYHLKQEMIENNITQKEMALRLKTSRTALKRLLDPHNYSITLLTLSRLAQVLDKKLQISLSTKDAH, encoded by the coding sequence ATGACAAAAAACAAACATATTGGGTCAGACTTTGATACTTTTTTAGAAAATGAAGGCATCCTGGAAGAAGCTCAGATAGCTGCTATTAAACAAGTTATAGCTTATCACTTAAAACAGGAAATGATTGAGAACAATATAACTCAAAAAGAAATGGCACTTCGATTAAAGACAAGCAGAACAGCTTTAAAGCGCTTACTTGACCCCCACAATTACTCTATCACTCTTCTTACATTAAGCCGCTTAGCTCAAGTTCTGGATAAAAAACTCCAAATTAGCTTATCTACAAAAGATGCTCATTAG
- a CDS encoding type II toxin-antitoxin system RelE/ParE family toxin codes for MILLKAIPIKFYREDSGKEPVYDWLMSFGKEDRKIIGYDIKRVQIGWPLGLPLVRPLGNKLWEVRITLNNRIARVIFTLKDGFIILLHAFIKKTQKTPQIELALALKRLKNI; via the coding sequence ATGATTCTTTTAAAAGCAATTCCTATAAAGTTTTATCGTGAAGATTCAGGCAAAGAACCTGTTTATGATTGGCTTATGTCTTTTGGTAAAGAAGATCGAAAGATTATTGGTTACGATATTAAACGTGTACAAATTGGTTGGCCTTTAGGATTACCTCTTGTAAGACCCTTAGGTAATAAACTTTGGGAAGTAAGAATTACCCTTAATAATCGAATTGCTCGGGTTATTTTCACCCTAAAAGACGGTTTTATAATTTTGCTTCACGCGTTTATTAAAAAGACACAAAAAACTCCTCAAATTGAATTAGCATTAGCTCTCAAACGATTAAAAAATATTTAA